Proteins co-encoded in one Centropristis striata isolate RG_2023a ecotype Rhode Island chromosome 24, C.striata_1.0, whole genome shotgun sequence genomic window:
- the ccdc28a gene encoding coiled-coil domain-containing protein 28A, with the protein MEERKLKRKSPRTSTNTAAPTGGSGRKSSASSGGRHGGTSHNAGTNSSQKSKNRRGVRDKSRHNLGGKSSQSQGQTAPTIQHSFLTDVSDVQEMEKGLLSLLNDFHSGKLQAFGNECSIGQMEHVREMQEKLARLHFDLYSEVDEMPEDQRKVACDTNMDKLLLNLEELSSSIQKLNLADSQEIPRTASI; encoded by the exons ATGGAGGAGCGGAAGCTAAAGAGAAAGAGTCCCAGGACCTCCACTAACACGGCGGCTCCGACCGGAGGCTCTGGCCGGAAGAGCAGCGCTTCCTCCGGGGGACGGCACGGCGGCACCAGCCACAATGCGGGGACTAACTCTAGCCAAAAGAGCAAAAATAGGAG GGGAGTAAGAGACAAATCCAGGCATAATTTAGGTGGTAAATCTAGTCAGAGCCAGGGCCAGACAGCACCCACCATCCAGCACTCTTTTCTGACTGATGTGTCAGATGTACAGGAGATGGAGAAAGGCCTGCTCAGTCTCCTCAACGACTTCCACTCAGGGAAACTACAAGCATTTG GCAATGAGTGCTCCATTGGCCAGATGGAGCATGTGAGGGAGATGCAGGAGAAGCTGGCCCGTTTGCACTTTGACCTCTACAGTGAGGTGGATGAAATGCCCGAGGACCAGAGGAAAGTGGCTTGTGACACCAACATGGACAAATTACTTCTTAAT CTGGAGGAGCTGAGTTCTTCCAT